The following nucleotide sequence is from Nitrospira sp..
TGCGTCTGGTTGGCGCCTGACGCAAATGCATGACTTCCGCTCGCACGGCGCCCCGATCACGGCCTTTGCGCCCTCTCAGCGAGTCAAGGGGTTCGTCACAGCCGATGCCACGGGCCACATCTTTCTCCATCATGCGACATCGAGCGAGACACTCATTCGGCTCGCAAACGGCGAGTCCCCGATTCGCGCCCTGGCCTATGCCCCCAAGGGAGACGGACTGGCGGTCTTCGACGCGGTCGGACGGCTGAGCCTCTATCAGGTGCGGAATCCCTATCCCGAAGTGACGTTCGGCACATTGTTCGGCAAGGTGTGGTACGAGGGCTACGATGCCCCCGCCCATGTCTGGCAATCGTCGTCCGGCTCGGATGATTTCGAGCCGAAGTTCGGCTTGATGCCGCTTGCATTCGGCACCCTCAAGGGAACGATCTATGCCCTGTTCCTCGCGGTGCCGATCGCCATTTTCGCAGCCATCTGCACCTCACAGTTCATGCACCCCGACCTCAGGGCGAACATTAAACCGATCATTGAGGTCATGGCAGCCCTACCGACCGTCGTCTTGGGCTTCCTCGCGGGCCTGTGGTTGGCCCCTCTGTTGGAGCGACAGTTGCCAGCCGTGGCCGCCATGGCCGTGGTGTTGCCGCTGCTCGTGCTCCTCTGTGCTTTTGCATGGCAACTCATGCCCATCTCCGTGCGGCAACGCCTCCGTCCCGGGTACGAAGCCTTATTGCTCATCCCGATATTGGCCCTGGGGATCGCGGCCTGTTGGTGGGCCAACCCGCTCATCGAGGCCTGGTTGTTCGACGGAAACATCAAAACGTGGCTCACCGACCATCTGGGCATTCAGTACGACCAGCGCAATGCATTGGTGGTGGGCATCGTCATGGGATTCGCCATTGTCCCCATCATCTACAGCATCGCGGAAGAGGCCCTTTCCAATGTACCCAAGAGCCAGATCGCGGGCTCACTCGCATTGGGCGCAACCCGATGGCAGACCGTTCGGCATCTGGTGCTGCTTTCAGCGAGCCCCGGCATCTTCTCCGCCGTCATGATCGGCTTCGGGCGGGCCATCGGCGAGACGATGATCGTGCTCATGGCGACGGGCAATACGCCCATCCTGGATTGGAATTGGGCCAACGGCTTCCGCACCCTGTCGGCCAACATTGCTGTGGAAATTCCCGAGGCGCCCCAAGGAGGGACGCTGTATCGGGTCCTCTTCCTGGCCGCCCTGCTGCTCTTCATCGTAACCTTCGTCATCAACTCGATCGCCGAAGTCGTTCGACAGCGATTGCGCAACAAATACAGCCATGGGTGAGGACCGGTGAGACTGACAACGTTCTGGCGTAGTGGCGAACCGTTCATCTGGATGACGGCCGCCGGTGTGGCGCTTAGCCTCCTCATGGTCGGCGGAATGCTCCTCCTCATCATGGTCAACGGACTCGGCCAGTTCTGGCCTGCGGCTCTGACCGAGCATGTACTGACAACCGGAGAATTGGTGCTGGGACAGGTCGTCGGGAAAGAAGTCATTCCTTCCACCGTGACGCCTGACCGGCCGGAAGGCCGGCTACGCTTCCGCCTTCGAGTCGGCAATCGCGACGTGCTCGGATCCGACTATCGCTGGGTGAATGCCGACGACATCGCCTCGACCACTCAACCAAAAGAGGCGGCCTTCATCGAGCGGCGTGAATGGGGCCCGGCCTATGGCCGGATCACCGCCGTGGTGGAAGGCGAGGTGGAACGGCCCGTCGCGTCCTGGCAAGAGATCACGACACTCGTGGGCGAAGCGAATGAACTGCGTGAGAAGATCGCGCAGCTGGAGCGAGACGAGATCGGCGCGATCAACCACCGCATCGAAGCCGCGCGCCTGGCCCGGCAAGCCCTGCTCGCCGATGGGACGGTCAGCCACGAGGAAGCGGCCGAAGACCGGCTGATCACCGAGCGGTTGTCCCACCTCGAGCGACAATATCAGGAGAAAACGGCTGTGCTGGAGCAATGGCATCGCGAAGCGGGACGGAAAGCGCTGATCCTGACGCTCGCCAACGGCAAGACGACCCGCATCTCCCTGGATCGGGCCTTAGCCGTGAGCCGTCCCAATGCTATGGGCCCTGTCGAAAAGCTGGGCTTCTACCTGCGGAACCTGTGGAACTTCGTTTCGACCGAGCCGCGCGAGGCCAATACCGAAGGCGGCATCTTCCCGGCCATTTTCGGGACCGTGCTCATGGTGTTCGTGATGACGGCGGCGGTCATGCCTTTTGGGGTCATGGCGGCCGTCTATCTGCGCGAGTATGCCACCCAGGGTCTGGTGGTCCGGCTCGTGCGCATCGCCGTCAACAACCTGGCAGGGGTCCCCTCGATCGTGTTCGGCGTGTTCGGCCTGGCCTTCTTCGTCTACGCATTGGGCGGCACGATCGACCAGTGGTTCTTTCCCGAAGCCTTGCCCAATCCGACCTATGGCACCGGCGGCATCCTGTGGGCATCGCTGACGTTGGCCCTGCTGACTGTCCCGGTGGTCATCGTGGCGACGGAGGAAGGCCTCTCCGCGGTGCCGAAAGATTTTCGTGAAGGCTCGGTCGGGCTGGGCGCCACCAAGTTTGAAACGATCCGGCATGTCATCCTCCCCTGCGCCCTGCCCGGCATCCTCACGGGCCTGATCCTGGCCATGGCCCGCGCGGCTGGCGAGGTGGCACCCTTGATGCTCACAGGCGTGGTCAAACTGGCCCCGGCCTTGCCCCTGGACCAATATCTCCCCTTCCTCCATCTGGATCGGAAGTTCATGCATCTGGGATTTCATATTTACGACGTCGGGTTTCAATCGCCCAACGTAGAGGCGGCCAAACCGATGGTGTACATGACGACGCTCATCCTGATCCTGGTCGTCGTGTTGTTGAATTGGGTGGCGGTGAGCCTGCGCAACCGTTTGCGCCGTCGTTACGCCACCTCGGCGGTGTAACCCTTGAGAGGAGTGTCCATGGACATGCAGTCTGAACGTTTGGCGATACCGGCGCCGGCCACCTTCCCCTCCCCTTCCGCCAAGATCAGACCGGCCCGTGAACCGCAACCGGCCTCCCCCCTGGATGCCAAGGTCCTGGTGCGGGGGTTGGACTTTTTCTACGGGGAGCGGCAGACTCTGTTTCGCGTCTCGTTGACGGTCCGCAGCCATTCCGTCACGGCGTTCATCGGCCCATCCGGCTGCGGCAAGTCCACTCTGCTCCGCTGCCTGAACCGAATGAACGACCTGGTCGAAGGCGCCAGGATCGCCGGTCGAGTGGAATTGGACGGCGTCGACATCTACAGCCTGGGCATCGACGTCACCGACCTCAGGAAACGCGTGGGCATGGTCTTCCAGAAATCCAATCCGTTTCCCAAATCCATCTACGACAACGTGGCCTACGGGCCGCGTCTGCATGGAACCCGAGACAAACGCCGGCTGGACGAACTGGTGGAACAGAGCCTGAAGGGTGCAGGCCTCTGGGACGAGGTCAAGGACCGGCTGGCACAGAGCGCCCTGGGACTGTCAGGAGGGCAACAACAGCGTCTCTGCATCGCGCGCGCCCTCGCGGTCCAGCCGGAGGTCATCCTGATGGACGAGCCCTGTTCGGCCCTCGACCCGATTGCGACCGCCAAGATCGAAGAGCTCATTTATACCTTGAAGGATACCTACACCGTCGTGATCGTGACGCACAACATGCAACAGGCCGCACGCGTCTCGGATCAATGCGGCTTTTTCCTGATGGGCGAGCTGGTCGAGTTCGGGGATACCAAACACATCTTCACCACGCCGCGCGATAAGCGGACCGAAGACTACATTACCGGTCGCTTCGGATAGAGACGGAGGGAGGCGCAGGATGCAACGACATTTCGATCAAGACTTGGCCCATTTGAAGCGCCAGCTGCTCCGCATGGGAGGACTCGTGGAATCGCAGATCCAGCAGGCGCTCACCGCGCTCGTGGACCGCAACTCCGATCTCGCGGTCACCGTCATTCAACAGGATCATGACGTCAACGCCCTCGATGTCGAAATCGACGACCTCTGCATCCAATTGCTCGCCCTGCAACAGCCCACCGCCCGGGACCTGCGTTTCATCACTACGGCCATGAAGATCTCGTCGGAACTGGAGCGGATGGGCGACCTCGCCGACAACATCGCGCGGCGTGCGCTCGAATTGAACGTCGAGCCGCAGTTGAAACCCTATATCGACATTCCGCGCATGGCCAACTGGACCATGCGGATGGTCAAGGAGTGCCTGGATGCCTTCGTGAATTCCGATCCGGTCTTGGCACGCAAGGTCTGCATGGACGACGATTTCGTCGACGATGTGAATGAACAGCTCTTTCGCGAACTCCTCTCCTTCATGCTGGAAAACACCCAGACGATCACGCGCGCCCTCCGGCTGACCTTCGTCGCCAAATCGCTCGAACGGATCGCCGACCACGCCACCAACATTGCGGAGCTTGTCGTCTATATGGTAGAAGGCAAGAACATTCGGCACACCCTCCCCTCCGCGAGTGTCTAATGCCCAAACTTGCCGTTCTCGATATCGGCACCAACTCCATCCACATGGTGTTGGCCGAAGTCCAACCCGACTACTCGTATAAAATTCTCGATCGGTTCAAGGACATGACCAGGTTGGGCGACGGCGTATTTACCTCACGCCGCCTGTCCGACCAGGCCATGACGCGCGGTCTTGATGTGATCCGTAACCTCGTGACCCTCGCCCGGAACAAGGGGTATGAGCGTATCGAGGGTGTCGCCACCAGCGCCGTCCGCGAGGCGCGGAACGGCGGCGAGTTTCTCGACCATGTGGCCCAGCAGACAGGGCTGGTCGTTCGCGTCATCACCGGAACGGAAGAAGCGCGGCTGATCTTCCTGGGCGTGCAAAACAGCGTCGCACTGCCGGAGCAACCCAGCCTGGTCATCGACATCGGCGGCGGCTCCGTGGAACTGATCGTGGGCAACCGCGACTCCATTCTCCATGCCCGCAGCCTCAAACTCGGCGCGATCCGTCTCAAGGATCTCTATCTCACGAAGACCCCTCCCTCCAAGTCGATGCTGGAGGCGCTGGATGAGGCCGTCACCGCGCAGCTCAAGAGCGCACTCGGTCCCTACAAGACCAAACGGGTTCAGCAGGTCATCGCCACGTCCGGCATGGCCGCCAACCTGGCCGAGGTGATTCATCTGCAACGGACGGGGCGTCCGCTGCCTCAGTTGAACCTGGCCAAGGTCTCCGCCAAGGAAATCGGTGGCATAGAAAAACGGTTGGCCGAGTCGTCGCTGAAAGCGCGCTTGGAAATTCCCGGGCTCGACCCTAAACGCGTCGATACGCTCCTGCCCGCGGCGACGGTCTTTCGCGTCTTACTGGATCTCCTGGATAAGAAGGAGTTGACGCTCTGCGACAAAGCCATTCGCGAAGGGATCATTTACGACTTCGTCCAACGGCATCGCGAAGGGATTCAGGCCGAGCGCGATATTCCCGACGTCCGTCGGCGCAATATCCTCTCCCTGGCTCGGCGTTGTCATGTTCCCGAGGCCCATGCGCTTCACGTGGCAGCGTTGGCCCTGCAACTCTTCGATCAAACGACATCGCTGCATGGGTACGGCGCACGGGAGCGTGAATGGTTGGAGTTCGCCGCGGTCCTGCATGACATCGGCTACATGATCAATTCGCGGCAACATCACAAACATGCCTATTACTTGATCAAACACAGCGACCTCTCGGGGTTCACCGCCGACGAAATCGACCTGATCGCCAATATCGCGCGGTATCACAGACGTTCGGTTCCTGGCCGGAAACATGAGGAGTACACCGCCCTGCCGAACGCCATGCAGCGCATCGTCACGCGGTTGTCCGCCTTCCTGCGCATCGCCGACGGTCTGGACCGGAGTCAGTTCGGTGTCGTGCAACAACTTTCGGTCGCGTTGGACAAAACGGTGCTGATCAGCGTGCGGGTGTCGGGGGATGCGGAGCTCGAACTGTGGGCCGCCCGTTCACGGAGCGACCTCTTCGAAAAGGTCTTCAAACGGCCGGTGGAGTTCGTCGTCGCGCCGCAAACGGAAGAGGCATCCTGAACCGTGGTGATCGGTGGTCACCCGAGAGCGCGCAACTGTGCAGCGGTCAACCACCATACCAATGTGCCGCTCCCTGGCCGTACAGTTCCATCGATCTCAATCGAACAAGCTCCGGCCTTCTTGAGCGACAGCCCCGCGCCGGAGCGTCCGAAAAGCAGGAGGCCCGCCAGGCGGCTCAAATGGGGTTCGTGGCCGACGCAGAGCACGAGGCTCGTGGCAGACAGTGGTCGGAGCAGGCCGAG
It contains:
- a CDS encoding ABC transporter permease subunit codes for the protein MAGSFRIRSWLDRSSAIVITAGGLATIVSILGIFFFLFREVTPLFTTPTAKLTQRLTLPSFLTTQSPVQLVVDEHREIAQVLTAGGVHFVELASGNPIPMESPAMLKGRHITAAAHGGGVSPRYALGTAEGEVLLLKMGTTTDFTDHGERRKRPTIRVGQSIRLTEEPITELTYRFNDREQVVALLTQTGELLVARWPSDDSAAAERRITPVVLPSGRATALALDAALEHLYVGTSDGVVWHVTLLDTGEPDSQSIDAVPAASAAITELGFLNGDRSLVVMTGDGAVSTWGLVRVRDAASGWRLTQMHDFRSHGAPITAFAPSQRVKGFVTADATGHIFLHHATSSETLIRLANGESPIRALAYAPKGDGLAVFDAVGRLSLYQVRNPYPEVTFGTLFGKVWYEGYDAPAHVWQSSSGSDDFEPKFGLMPLAFGTLKGTIYALFLAVPIAIFAAICTSQFMHPDLRANIKPIIEVMAALPTVVLGFLAGLWLAPLLERQLPAVAAMAVVLPLLVLLCAFAWQLMPISVRQRLRPGYEALLLIPILALGIAACWWANPLIEAWLFDGNIKTWLTDHLGIQYDQRNALVVGIVMGFAIVPIIYSIAEEALSNVPKSQIAGSLALGATRWQTVRHLVLLSASPGIFSAVMIGFGRAIGETMIVLMATGNTPILDWNWANGFRTLSANIAVEIPEAPQGGTLYRVLFLAALLLFIVTFVINSIAEVVRQRLRNKYSHG
- the pstA gene encoding phosphate ABC transporter permease PstA, which codes for MTTFWRSGEPFIWMTAAGVALSLLMVGGMLLLIMVNGLGQFWPAALTEHVLTTGELVLGQVVGKEVIPSTVTPDRPEGRLRFRLRVGNRDVLGSDYRWVNADDIASTTQPKEAAFIERREWGPAYGRITAVVEGEVERPVASWQEITTLVGEANELREKIAQLERDEIGAINHRIEAARLARQALLADGTVSHEEAAEDRLITERLSHLERQYQEKTAVLEQWHREAGRKALILTLANGKTTRISLDRALAVSRPNAMGPVEKLGFYLRNLWNFVSTEPREANTEGGIFPAIFGTVLMVFVMTAAVMPFGVMAAVYLREYATQGLVVRLVRIAVNNLAGVPSIVFGVFGLAFFVYALGGTIDQWFFPEALPNPTYGTGGILWASLTLALLTVPVVIVATEEGLSAVPKDFREGSVGLGATKFETIRHVILPCALPGILTGLILAMARAAGEVAPLMLTGVVKLAPALPLDQYLPFLHLDRKFMHLGFHIYDVGFQSPNVEAAKPMVYMTTLILILVVVLLNWVAVSLRNRLRRRYATSAV
- a CDS encoding phosphate ABC transporter ATP-binding protein — protein: MQSERLAIPAPATFPSPSAKIRPAREPQPASPLDAKVLVRGLDFFYGERQTLFRVSLTVRSHSVTAFIGPSGCGKSTLLRCLNRMNDLVEGARIAGRVELDGVDIYSLGIDVTDLRKRVGMVFQKSNPFPKSIYDNVAYGPRLHGTRDKRRLDELVEQSLKGAGLWDEVKDRLAQSALGLSGGQQQRLCIARALAVQPEVILMDEPCSALDPIATAKIEELIYTLKDTYTVVIVTHNMQQAARVSDQCGFFLMGELVEFGDTKHIFTTPRDKRTEDYITGRFG
- the phoU gene encoding phosphate signaling complex protein PhoU, which gives rise to MQRHFDQDLAHLKRQLLRMGGLVESQIQQALTALVDRNSDLAVTVIQQDHDVNALDVEIDDLCIQLLALQQPTARDLRFITTAMKISSELERMGDLADNIARRALELNVEPQLKPYIDIPRMANWTMRMVKECLDAFVNSDPVLARKVCMDDDFVDDVNEQLFRELLSFMLENTQTITRALRLTFVAKSLERIADHATNIAELVVYMVEGKNIRHTLPSASV
- a CDS encoding Ppx/GppA family phosphatase, which encodes MPKLAVLDIGTNSIHMVLAEVQPDYSYKILDRFKDMTRLGDGVFTSRRLSDQAMTRGLDVIRNLVTLARNKGYERIEGVATSAVREARNGGEFLDHVAQQTGLVVRVITGTEEARLIFLGVQNSVALPEQPSLVIDIGGGSVELIVGNRDSILHARSLKLGAIRLKDLYLTKTPPSKSMLEALDEAVTAQLKSALGPYKTKRVQQVIATSGMAANLAEVIHLQRTGRPLPQLNLAKVSAKEIGGIEKRLAESSLKARLEIPGLDPKRVDTLLPAATVFRVLLDLLDKKELTLCDKAIREGIIYDFVQRHREGIQAERDIPDVRRRNILSLARRCHVPEAHALHVAALALQLFDQTTSLHGYGAREREWLEFAAVLHDIGYMINSRQHHKHAYYLIKHSDLSGFTADEIDLIANIARYHRRSVPGRKHEEYTALPNAMQRIVTRLSAFLRIADGLDRSQFGVVQQLSVALDKTVLISVRVSGDAELELWAARSRSDLFEKVFKRPVEFVVAPQTEEAS